In Aspergillus luchuensis IFO 4308 DNA, chromosome 1, nearly complete sequence, the following are encoded in one genomic region:
- a CDS encoding uncharacterized protein (COG:S;~EggNog:ENOG410PHYQ;~InterPro:IPR036864,IPR021858,IPR001138;~PFAM:PF11951;~go_function: GO:0000981 - DNA-binding transcription factor activity, RNA polymerase II-specific [Evidence IEA];~go_function: GO:0008270 - zinc ion binding [Evidence IEA];~go_process: GO:0006355 - regulation of transcription, DNA-templated [Evidence IEA]) — protein sequence MRSRTGCLTCRTRKLKCDEQKPECSQCRKGGRVCRPSEGIVFRHQQNASMNKDLSDASTGRGTLKGFYSYKNTFDKDSVWLDIPKHVIFVDNSDPYAEDLEAALGESEAAILAANSHARAWSAQRTSSTDGETHGLETLSTVAANDRLSYPPLSIDQQSIPSTDHSVPFNNVPSTASSDTPSQVRGVIAPQISPSLSISSTNTHNNNINFLLNPSQSRSPPVDPNLQHPPERRSSSLTARPALPRTTSAESKSDAPAETDHEVAYLLRHFSEAPGLWMDLFDLGTYFASSVPVRALRNPLLKYAACAYAAKQLGRIKGTQVSTGGVYTRHLANNVDWSWSGAKYYEKAIQLLMKELQPDKGPPPLSTPEAFGQWQAAELCEDQENPRKRRRRYSDSRFSKGVHSDEILAATAILSVYEFLDATGPAWNRHLSGVKSLLDVAEVGMMPVEQRHSPGGTALQQTKVSGLSKARKATFWNFARQDYLAAFINESQTRLNTDDLVLWTEAGLQIDNMGFVRSSNATAMGYPDDEEPIKEDLVSNGLVWILSKIVNFINAGDNVQLGHPGSLGAGPLGLSQQVLLERWYRLEAELDAWYNGLPETFQPCARVELSKLPQNRDNPKFDAGSLSEVWYSLPLCSSAMQHYHMARILLLINKPHESTSRRSTIADRLNSYRSIESDIRFHSREIVGIALACPTGAVRINSLQPLFVSGQCLTEPGERRTVLALLHGIETELGWATEYRVNQLLREWGWNEDPANASVP from the exons ATGCGATCCCGCACAGGCTG CCTGACGTGTCGTACCCGGAAACTTAAAT GTGACGAGCAGAAACCCGAATGCTCGCAGTGTCGTAAAGGCGGCAGGGTCTGTCGCCCCAGCGAGGGGATCGTCTTTCGCCATCAGCAAAATGCCTCGATGAACAAGGATCTGAGCGATGCCTCCACCGGACGTGGCACGCTGAAGGGCTTCTACTCGTATAAGAATACCTTTGACAAGGACAGTGTCTGGCTCGACATCCCCAAACATG TCATCTTCGTCGATAACTCGGATCCCTATGCGGAGGACCTTGAAGCTGCACTGGGAGAGTCCGAAGCTGCCATTCTGGCCGCGAACTCTCATGCGCGTGCCTGGAGTGCCCAGCGCACGTCGTCCACTGACGGCGAAACCCATGGCTTAGAGACTCTTTCCACAGTGGCAGCCAACGATCGCCTTTCTTATCCTCCCTTGAGCATTGACCAACAGTCCATCCCATCAACAGACCACAGCGTACCCTTTAATAATGTCCCATCTACAGCATCCTCAGACACTCCAAGCCAGGTGCGCGGCGTCATCGCACCTCAaatctctccttctctctcgatatcctccaccaatacccataataataatatcaactTCCTTCTTAATCCTTCACAATCACGGTCACCACCTGTGGATCCCAATCTTCAGCACCCACCCGAGCGTAGGAGCTCATCATTGACCGCCAGGCCAGCACTGCCGCGAACCACGTCTGCCGAGTCGAAGTCGGATGCGCCAGCAGAAACAGACCACGAGGTTGCATATCTCTTGAGACATTTTTCAGAGGCACCAGGACTTTG gATGGATTTGTTCGATTTAGGAACCTATTTCGCATCGTCTGTCCCGGTCAGGGCTCTCCGAAATCCTTTGCTGAAATACGCCGCCTGTGCGTATGCTGCGAAGCAACTAGGCCGCATAAAAGGAACACAAGTGTCGACCGGTGGTGTGTATACTAGGCATCTCGCCAACAACGTAGATTGGTCCTGGTCTGGCGCCAAGTATTATGAAAAGGCCATTCAACTCCTAATGAAAGAACTGCAGCCTGATAAAGGGCCTCCACCGCTGAGTACCCCAGAGGCGTTTGGACAGTGGCAGGCTGCTGAGCTGTGCGAAGATCAAGAAAACCCTCGCAAACGCAGGCGACGTTACTCGGACAGTCGGTTCTCCAAGGGGGTCCATTCGGATGAAATCCTTGCCGCCACAGCTATACTATCTGTATATGAATTTCTAGATGCCACAGGTCCGGCGTGGAATCGCCATCTGAGCGGCGTGAAGTCTTTGTTGGATGTAGCGGAGGTGGGAATGATGCCAGTCGAACAGCGCCATTCCCCCGGGGGAACAGCGTTGCAGCAAACCAAGGTCTCGGGGCTCTCGAAGGCGAGAAAGGCGACCTTCTGGAACTTTGCACGACAAGACTACCTAGCTGCCT TCATCAATGAGAGCCAGACAAGGTTAAACACCGACGATCTGGTCTTGTGGACTGAGGCGGGTCTCCAGATCGACAATATGGGCTTTGTACGCTCCAGTAATGCGACCGCGATGGGCTATCCAGACGATGAAGAACCCATCAAGGAAGATCTTGTTTCGAATGGCTTAGTTTGGATTCTCTCAAAGATTGTTAACTTTATCAACGCCGGTGATAATGTCCAGTTGGGCCACCCTGGATCGTTAGGGGCGGGTCCTCTGGGCCTTTCACAGCAGGTATTGCTGGAGCGATGGTACCGCCTGGAAGCCGAACTCGATGCCTGGTATAATGGACTTCCTGAGACATTCCAGCCTTGTGCCCGGGTTGAGCTTTCCAAATTACCTCAAAACAGGGACAACCCGAAGTTTGACGCTGGCTCGCTGTCCGAGGTATGGTATAGCCTACCTCTGTGCTCCTCGGCGATGCAGCATTACCATATGGCTcgtatccttcttctcataaATAAGCCGCATGAGTCCACCAGCAGAAGGAGCACCATTGCTGATAGACTTAATTCATATCGCTCCATCGAGAGTGATATTCGATTTCACAGCCGAGAAATTGTGGGGATTGCGCTGGCTTGTCCAACCGGCGCGGTCCGCATCAATTCCCTCCAGCCGCTGTTTGTTAGTGGTCAGTGCCTGACGGAACCCGGAGAACGGCGGACGgtccttgctttgcttcacGGAATCGAAACGGAACTCGGCTGGGCAACCGAGTACCGTGTGAATCAGTTGCTCAGAGAATGGGGCTGGAACGAGGATCCTGCGAATGCGAGCGTCCCATGA